The stretch of DNA TCAAACATGTTTTTGTTGCACACAGACAGACCCTATGGACAGAGACATTGCCTTGCACAGAAACTCACTGTTTATACCTTGAATAGCCTCCAACAATGGTGGACACTCTgaaacataataagttgcataaatgttaaacatttaaaaacatcaaGGCTCACAATGGACATGGTTAAAAATGTCTTCAGTTGAAGTCTACCTGTCTTCTCAGAGGAGACATGGTTATCCAAATATTCCATATTACACTCGTTGACCGCCTTAACCATAAGCACAAATGCCCGACCATCATGGTGGCAAGCAGTCTTCGGCTTTTGAGGAATGCTTGTGCAGAGTGGAATCGGTAAACCCTTCAACAGCTCATCCTCCCCACACCATATCTTATTCACAGCAGCAGCACACTCAGGACTCTTACATGCAATGCATGACACATTCCAGTGATCTACAATGGCACACAAAGACAAGGCACAACAAATACCTGTTCTGCTAAATATACAAAACAATTAAGtattgctaaaaaaaaaacaatcctcACCGTTGCTTGTATCAATAAAGAGACCCTCAACGCCACATGCCATCCTGGACATGAATATCAAAAATACAATCCCTACAGTGAAACAAAATATTACAGGCATATCTATAGCATATGGATCACATCATttgaattcagaaagtaaactgaaattacaaTTCTCAATGCTTCTCTGAGAAAATGTTGAAttagaatttcagtttacttcctaaaTTCAAATAGAATTGACCCAGACCATGGCTCACAAAGATGAACATCTTACATGTACATACAAcgcatttgcaaagtattcagaccccttccctttttgttacattacagccttgttctaaatggatcaaataaaaattcacacacacacaatgacaaagcaaaaacaggcttagacatttttgcaaatttataaaaaatgtaaaaaacaaatactttatttacataggtattcagaccctttgctattataCTCAAAATTGatctcaagtgcatcctgtttccattgatcatccttgagatgttccacctgtggtaaattcaatatacacacaaatccaaagtaaaggaatggaattaagaatatataaatatttggacgtgCAATGTCgcagcggcatagactaagatacagtagaatatatacATATGWGATGAATAATACAaaacatgtaaacatttttaaagtggccagtgatttcaagtttatgtatatagggcagcagcctctaaggtgctactgatggctatttaacagtctgatggccttgatagactgaaaaacagcttctctcggttccagctttgatgcacctgtactgacagcCTTCTatatgatagtggggtgaacaggctgcggctcaggtggttgttgtccttgattaccttttggccttcctgtgacatcgggtgctgtaagtgtcctggaggcaggtcgTTTGCCCCCGATACGTTGAgaagactgcaccaccctctggagagccctgtggttgcggccCGACAGACTGCTCTCAAttgtaaacgtttgtgagggtttttcaagccaaatttcttcagcctcctgaagatgaagaggcactgttgcgccttctacgctgtctgtgtgggtggaccatttcagtttgtcagtgatatatacacaaaggaacttgaagctttccactttctccactgcggtcctgtcgatgtggatggggggtgctccctctgctgtttccacgatcatctcctttgttttgttgacgtttagtgagaggttgttttcctggcaccacactcccagggccctcacctcctccctgtaggctgtctcatcattgttgccattcaggcctactactgttgtgtcgtctgcaaacttgattgagttggaggcgtgcgtggccacgcagtcatgggtgaacagggagtgcagaagggggctgagcacgcatccttgtggggcccgtgttgaggatcagctaagtggagatgtttcctctcttcaccacctgggggcggcccgtcaggaagtccaggacccagttgcacagggcggggttcagatccagggcctggcatgccaaataatgtcccctGGTCAAATATTGTCCCCCTctatgtcacaatgggattcTATGAGTTCTAACTTCTGTTGCTAGAATTTGCAACATTCTGACCAGATTACGTAATGAACCAACATGTTACTAAGCTGGTTGCTTGGTTACCTCATAGCAGTCGAAGGAAGGAGGACGCCGGCAGTTCTAGTTCTATTTCACCTCAGAAGCGCTCGCTCAGTCCGCGCAAAATTATTTCCTCAGAATTGCTCTCCAAGAACGTTGTTCTTGACAGTGACAACCTGCTGCTTCAGAGGACCCAAAAGACTGTAAAGAGAACACTTTCTTTACCATATATTTGTCTTCAAGAAAATATTGTTAAACATAAATAATTTAAGCTGTTTTTATATTGATATTGCTAGCTACTCATTTAACTCAGCCAGACAGTTTTAATTAGCTAATGTTATctaagttagctaactaactgcTATTGTAGCTGCTTTCTGTTTGTATGAAGCTTGCACTTTAAATGGCATCCCTCAAGGAGATTTGATCTTTCCAACAAGGCGGAGTACTATGACGGAACCACTGATCCAGCCCATGTTATTGAAATCAGCCTGGTTTGCATAgtgatgatgaaaataacatttaggctgtaatgatctccaaaattctAATCATTAGGTCATCACAACGTTGAAATAGCAACGGACGCTAATATtttatcgaatcccattgtgacgtagaGGGAGACACTATTTGGCAGGGTacatttggcatgacaggccccgagcttaatgatgagcttggagggtactatgtagaggtcgaccgattaKttagggccgatttcaaattttcataacaattggtgatctgcatttttggacaccgattatgaccgattacattgcactccacaaggagccaaggtaaggtgctagctagcattaaacttatcttataaaaaacaatcaatcttaacataatcactagttaactacacatggttgatgatattactagtttgtcctgcgttgcatataatcgatgcggtgcctgttaatttatcattgaatcacagcctacttcgccaaacgggtgatttaacaagtgcattcgcgaaaaaagcactgtcgtgccaatgtgtacctaacaataaacatcaatgcctttcttaaaatcaatacacaagtgtatatttttaaacatgcatatttagttaatattgcctgctaacatgaatttcttttaactagggaaattgtgtcttgcgttctgtgcaagcagagtcagggtatatgcagtagTTRgggccgcctggctcgttgcgaactgtgagaagaccatttcttcctaacaaagaccgtaattaatttgccaMAATTGTACataataattatgacataacattgatggttgtgcaatgtaacagctatatttagacttagggatgccacccgttagataaaatacggaacggttccgtatttcactgaaagaataaacgttttgttttctaaatgatagtttccagattttaccattttaatgacctaaagctcgtatttctgtgtgttattatattataattaagtcgaTGATTTGattgagcagtctgactgagcggtggtaggcagcagcaggctcgtaagcattcattcaaacagcactttcctgcatttgccagcagatcttcgctgtgcttcaagcattgcgctgtttatgacttcatgcctatcaactcccaagattaggctggcaatactaaagtacctattagaacatccaatagtcaaaggtatatgaaatacaaatggtatagagagaaatagtcctataataactacaacctaaaacttcttacatgggaatattgaagactcatgttaaaagaaaccaccagctttcatatgttctgagcaaggaacttaaacgttagcttttttacatggcacatattgcacttttactttcttctccaacactttgtttttgcattatttaaaccaaattgaacatgtttcattatttatttgagactaaatagattgtattgatgtattatattaagttaaaataagtgttaattcagtattgttgtaattgtcattattacaaatattattattttttaaagaaaaaaaagagaataaaaacacacaaaaaactaaaatcggtatcggtgttgaaaaatcataatcggtcgacctctagtactatggtgttgaatgctgagctatagtcaatgaacagcattcatacataggtattcctcttgtccagatgggatagggcagtgtgatgacgatagcatcgtctgtggatctattggggtggtaagtaCATTTTAGAGGGTTTAGGGTGACAGMTAAGGTGGagttgatatgatccttgactagtctctcaaagcacttcatgatgacagaagtgagtgctacggtggcGATAGTCAGTTCAGTTAKCTTtgatttcttgggtacaggaacaatggtggacatcttgaagcatgtggggacagcagattgggatagggagagattgaatatgtccgtaaacactccagccagctggtctgcgcatgctctaaggatgaggctagggatgccgtctgggccagtagccttgcaagggttaacatgtttaaatgtcttactcacgtcagccatggagaaggagaaccgtagtagcgggccgcgtcggtggtaCAGTGTTATCCGCAACGTGGcaggttttccctttgtagtccgtgattgtctatagaccctgccacagacgtctcgtgtctgagccgttgaattgtgactccactttgtctctataatgatgttttgtctgtttgattgccttgagggaacaactgtttgtattcggccatattctcagtcaccttgccatggttaaaaacggtggttcacgctttcagttttgcgcgaatggtgccatctatccacagtttctggttagggtaggttttaatagtcacagtgggtacaatatctaatatacacttcctgataaactcagtcaccatatcaGTATATTCGgctgttattctcagaggctaccctggaacatatcccagtccacgtgatcaaaacaatcttgaagcatggattacaattgttcagaccagcgttgaatagtccttagcacaggtacttcctgtttgagtttctgcctataggaagggaggaaggcAGGATCAGATTTgcaggagggaaagggagggccttgtaggcatcctggaagtcggagtagcaatggtcgagtgttttagcagcacaAGTACTTCAAAAAAATTGTTGATATAACTtcagtagcgttttcctcaaatctgctttgttaaaatccccagctacaataaatgtgctttccagtttgcataaagtccagtgaagttctttgagggctgttgtggaatcagcttgagggggaatatacacggctgtgactataaccgaagagaattcccttgggaggtaatacggtcggcatttgattgaggtattttaggtcgggtgaacaaaaggacttgagttcctgtatgttatcacaccatgagtagttaatcatgaagcatacacccccgcctttcttcttcccggagagttctttactcctgtctgcgcgatgaactgagaacccaactggctgtacagactcagacagtatatcccaagagagccatgtttccatgaaaaagagtatgttacaatccctgatgtctctctggaaggaaatcctcgccctgagctcgtcaattTTATTATcgagagactgaacattagcgagtaatatgctcggaagcagtgggtggtgtgcacgcccctgagtcggactagaagtccactcagagtcaggatagagggaaagatgaacggagcaaagtacagagagatccttgatgaaaacccgttCCAGAGatctcaggacctcaggctgaaacgaaggttcaccttccaagaggacaatgaccctaagcacacagccaagacatcacaggagtggctttgggacaagtctctgaatgtccttgagtggcacagccagagcccggacatcaaccccatcaaacatctctggagagacctgaaaatagctgtgcagcgacactccccattcaacctgacagagtttgaaaggatctgcagagaagaataggagaaactccKcaaatacaggtgcgccaagcttgtaacgtcataccctagaagacaaggctgtaatcgctgccaaaggtgcttcaacaaagtactgagtaaagggtcagaatacttaagtaaatgtgctacgttttttttcttcagaaatttgcacacaaaaaatctcaaaacctgtttttgctttgtcattatggggtattgtgtgtagatttgagagaaaaaagtgacatccattttagaacaaggctgtaacgtaacaaaatgtggaaaaaggggtctgaatacttcccgaatgcagtGTATCTTACAACTTACATACGGACAAAGGGAACTTCCTTGACGAGAAGGCCTGCCACCATAGGAAAACTGTCAACAGCCATAAYAGAACGGTCTCTACAAAGGAAGCACTGGAATTTGCCTCTTTGTCACGTTGAGGTTTGGCTGATCGTCTGCGTTTCCTTATATTCTTCCTCTTGGGAGCCACCTTGTGTTCTTTCTCTAGGATGCGTTTTCCCTCTGTATCTttctcttcaatctctctcttcaCAGCCCTCTCAGCGACGACCTCCTCCCCTGACTCATAACGGTCTGTCCCCTTTCCCCCTTTCATCTCAGCTCTCATCCCATCTTCAAACTCCACCTTAGCAGCCATCTCAGTCACCTCCTCTACTCCCCCTGGGGCAAGACCATCtccctctctgtactccacactGGCTTTGTCACCCACATACTCTACTTGTACAACTAAAGCATCACTCTTTTCCTCCAGTTCATTTTCAGCTATATCCCCCTTCAACTCTTCAACATTCCCTCCACTACTTTCCCCATTTGCAGTGCTTGCCTTTTCCTCTACACCTTTCTCCACCCCAGTCTCCCTAAGGCTCTGCTTTAGCTCTGCATTGTTATACCATTTTTTATTTGTTGATTTTCCTATTTTATTTATGGGTCGTTCTTCAGAAAACCCCCAAACTATAGGGCCATCATCACTGGTGCAGGTCGGCAACGCATGGCTCWTTTTAGGCAATGTACTCGTTTCCTGTGCAAAtcttggagagagaaaaaaaaaaaagggaaacaaATGAATATTTAATAATTATATTAACTAATATTATAACTATTTGCCATGTTAGCGCTTGTCTTTCTATGGGGTTCAGGGCTGGACATCAAGGCTTGTCCGCGGCAAGTAAAAAACGAATAAATAACTCACAACATCAAAAATTACTCTGATCAGAACTAGATTTWTTTTWTTTTattataaaacctttatttttaatttttaagtgGCCTCCAGATTTGATGTGGTGCACTCAACTCCCAATTTCTGAATTTAAATTACGGTGGCGCCATCTATCACTATGCTATGTGAATATGTCCAGTGCGTTGGCTGTAGCAAACAGATTGGGAGAAATTAATTGAGCCTTAGTCACACGAGTGCTTTGTTAAATAATTGTCAATTGGACAAGTAAAAACCATATGTTCCACTTATCCAAAGCCCTGGAGTTGTTCCCAATCCCAACTCAATGTTTTTTAATACATGGAACACACACTTACTTGAGTTTCTGCATGGTATGGCATTCCCTCTCCCTATGCACCACAGGGCTATCGCATTCAGTACCACCACGTGCCATGGATAATCTATAAGAGATAACAAATGAAACTCAAACTGTGATGGCATGCAGATATCATAGTATACAGTACATAATCCCCCGGTTGGTCACACAGGTTTGTCAGTTTTATTGAAAGAATATGCATTCTAAATGGATAAAAAGCCCTGTAGGCTCTGATAGACCAGGTATATCTGGTTTTAGATAACAACAAACTAATGTATACTTCCTCTTGCAACATTTATGACAAAAAATGAAttttaaacaaaaatatttaCTTCTGCTGGTTGAATATAGACATTctttaaaacaataaatgtgagaTTATATGACCTAGGCCTAATTGGAAAATAAGWTACCTAGCCTACTGTAGATCTAAGATAGGTCTATAACTGGAAGACCTACTATGGCATATTCCCATTGAAAAGAATACTTGGCTGCAGGGCTCTAAAGTGTGACCCATTTGATCGCATATGCATCAAAATACTTAGGTGCGAGACCAGGAATTTTATTTTGGGAGTACTGTGCGGCTAGGAAAGAAAGTCTCCCAGATAATACTTGTTGTAATAAAGCGTAGCTGTACCGTTGTTTCCGAGTGCGCTAGAGAAAAAAAAGCAAGTGCAGATTCGATAGAGTCATGGTTGCACCATTACTACAGAAAAACTGTTTGCTTCTCGCCCAACCAGGTCAATAAAGCTGACCCATATTACCGGTACAAGATTATCTTCCTATATGGATCGCATTTTACATTCAATCATAAACCATATCGTGGGCAGTTCTAACTACTTATGCGTCattaaccattttcactggaAGAAGCCCACCTCGCACACAAAGTTGGGGAGCCTACGAGCTTTAGGGGGGCCCCCCAGATAGTatatgaacacgtcataagcCATGATTAAGTGTtttattacaggaaattagctttacaattgcaacattttctctcagcctcatggcaaaatgtgtagaatagcaggaaattcgCTCAGAGATTCTTGAAATTCGGGACAATCCTTGTCAGGCAGGGACACTACTTTTATagtttacatttttgtattttgttgcttTATATCTGAGCTTAACATTTAGGGGAATTTAATAAGGAATATATTTGTTTTGGGACTTTCAGAATACTTTCAATATTATTAATTTCCATGTCGCCTCTATGCTTGGAAATGCCCTTGTCCGAAGTGAAGGATCTCAATTGGCGATAATGGACAttaactgaaaaatgtagtttttttcttGCAATAGACCTCTGTGACATACTTTAGAGTGTAATACTTGGGGCGGaagctaagctaacatatggaattgttttaagatggtcatactatgaaTCATTTAGATATTGGATTTGAATTAgtgccccttgactttttccacattgtgagtagaataagtctgtaactcaacaataccccatattctacacacaataccccataatgacaaagtgaagacgggtttagaattttttgcaaatgtattacaaataaaaactgaaataccttatgtaAATAACTATTGAGACcaattgctatgagactcaaaattgagctcaggtgcatccgatttccattgatcatccttgagatgttgttacaacttggagtccacctgtggtaaattcaattgactggacatgatttggaaagacctgtctatataaaggatctgcagagaagaatgggagaaactccccaaatacaggtgtgccaagcttgtagcatcatacccaagaaaccTCAAGactaattgctgccaaagatgccRCAAAGTTTGTTTTATTTCTACATggcaaaaaaattctaaacctgtttttacattgtcattatgggYtgttgtgcgtagattgatgaacaaaaaaaaagtatcaattttagagtaaggctggaaactaacaaaatgtggaaaaattcaaggggtctgaaatggagtggctgtgttttttttWgttcccaccataaatccagagaatgccagactgatGACAAAATTAGCCCACAAAAGGACCACCGCACCAcctcacaaggtgagtccaaaaatgtcttatatgctgctgcataaaatgcaatatgcaagggagatatgtatactgtagctaagaaagtaatgtGTATTGTGTCGTAAGCTGTTAGtgacccatgtgcctcaccctaaaaaTGTAGTCCATTTTCACCAACGCggcattgtaaacacatcgttcgtggccggtYTGTGCTTGTTTGCTAGCTTTTTTTGTACAACTTTGACAGCGCTACTgatagtggtggcgcttggctaaCGTgaaaattcagcacacacacacaattctataATAGAAcggtgttatttgacgtgtcaaattaaaagcttatttaaacGCTTAAAATAATGTTATgacgtatcttttttgacatgcaaagacccaaacggtgttcaacgtgcctcaccctaataattatTTGGTCTagtttcacctcttaatttcgcctactgttctagcttggtggtgcacatgtagcctattaactgttttagagaaatgtaataattgaatagtgtaagagctttcattgtctgtttatatgcccctttatttatcctacggttctgacttgttgtacagggagtacactgtaagaacggcccatgttctgaattgttgctgtacatttcaagtgCTAATCAAAGAAAATGACTACGTCTGTCGCACGCTCATTAATATCTTAATCCAATTACGGATGGCCTCttatcgtccccttatgccatagtttgtatatctcaaatgtcattagaaaccacatttgcttaagcaagtctgccatatcagatgtgttttttttaaaggcagaatgaactgttttgctgccaaacaaggctccgctgaaagccaagtgtagcagtggtaaggtgttgggacagcttcatgtaggccctaacagtttgtgggcaccgtttgtcaccgttatagtgcaattaatgtattgtttagtgttgtggctttgctggcatgcatatttcttggtttttcagagtcagtagaaaggcctctttagtgtcctacgttttcataactgtgaccttaatagcctaccgtctgtaagctgttactgtcttaacgaccgttccgcaggtgcatgttcattcattgtttatgggtcattgaacaagcatgggaaacggtgtttaaactctttacaatgaagatctgtggagtttttggatttttacaaattatctttgaaaagaaAGATAGGGTcgtgaaaaagggacgtttctttttttgccgagtttatgcagttgaagtcggaagtttacatacaccttagccaaatacatttaaactcagtttttcacaattSctgacatttaatactagtgaAAGTTCCCtttttaggatcaccactttattttaagaatgtgaaatgtcagaataatagtagagagaatgatttcagcttttatttctttcatcacattcccagtgggtcagaagtttacatactcaattagtatttggtaacattgcctttacattgtttaacttgtgtcaaacgtttctggaagccttccacaagcttcccacaataagttgggtgaattttggcccattcctcctgacagagctggtgtaactgagtcaggtttataaggcctccttgctcgcacacgctttttcagttctgcccaccaattttctataggattgaggtcagggctttgtgatggccactccaatacttgactttgttgttcttaagccattttgccacaactttggaagtatgcttggagtcattgtccatttggaagacccatttgcaaccaagcttgaacttcctgactgatgtcttgagatgtggcttcaatatatccacataattttcctgcctcatgatgccatctattttgtgaagtgcaccagtccctcctgcagcatcgcacccccacaacatgatgctaccaccaccatgcttcacggttgagatggtgttcttgcaagcctccactttctcctccaaacacaacgatggtcattatggccaaacagttctatttttgtttcatcagaccagaggacatttctccaaaaagtacgatctttgtccccatgtgcagttgcaatataggactcgttttactgtggatatagataattttgtaccRgtttcctccagcatcttcagaaggtcctttgctgttgttctgggattgatttgcacttttcgcaccaaagtacattcatctctaggagacagaacgtgtctccttcctgagcggtatgatggctgcgtggtaccatggtgtttatacttgcgtactattgtttgtataaatgaacgtggtaccttcaggcatttggaaattgctcccaaggatgaaccagacttgtgaaggtgtacaatttttttctgaggtcttggctgatatcttttgattttcccattatgtcaagcaaagaggcactgagtttgaaggtaggccttgaaatacatccacaggtacacctccaattgactcaaattatgtaatttagcctatcagaagcttctaaagccatgacaattttctggaattttccaagctgtttaaaggcacagtcaacttagtgtatgtaaacttctgaccaactggaattgtgatacagtgaaat from Salvelinus sp. IW2-2015 linkage group LG33, ASM291031v2, whole genome shotgun sequence encodes:
- the LOC111957971 gene encoding uncharacterized protein isoform X5 — protein: MARGGTECDSPVVHRERECHTMQKLKFAQETSTLPKXSHALPTCTSDDGPIVWGFSEERPINKIGKSTNKKWYNNAELKQSLRETGVEKGVEEKASTANGESSGGNVEELKGDIAENELEEKSDALVVQVEYVGDKASVEYREGDGLAPGGVEEVTEMAAKVEFEDGMRAEMKGGKGTDRYESGEEVVAERAVKREIEEKDTEGKRILEKEHKVAPKRKNIRKRRRSAKPQRDKEANSSASFVETVLLWLLTVFLWWQAFSSRKFPLSVWIVFLIFMSRMACGVEGLFIDTSNDHWNVSCIACKSPECAAAVNKIWCGEDELLKGLPIPLCTSIPQKPKTACHHDGRAFVLMVKAVNECNMEYLDNHVSSEKTECPPLLEAIQGINSNNTLSPPPLNGSSSVGVIVASVLTFMLLYLLLLLPWSPVFFCLFPGLECLTLQGLSCYEVT
- the LOC111957971 gene encoding uncharacterized protein isoform X1, with product MARGGTECDSPVVHRERECHTMQKLKFAQETSTLPKXSHALPTCTSDDGPIVWGFSEERPINKIGKSTNKKWYNNAELKQSLRETGVEKGVEEKASTANGESSGGNVEELKGDIAENELEEKSDALVVQVEYVGDKASVEYREGDGLAPGGVEEVTEMAAKVEFEDGMRAEMKGGKGTDRYESGEEVVAERAVKREIEEKDTEGKRILEKEHKVAPKRKNIRKRRRSAKPQRDKEANSSASFVETVLLWLLTVFLWWQAFSSRKFPLSVWIVFLIFMSRMACGVEGLFIDTSNDHWNVSCIACKSPECAAAVNKIWCGEDELLKGLPIPLCTSIPQKPKTACHHDGRAFVLMVKAVNECNMEYLDNHVSSEKTECPPLLEAIQGINSNNTLSPPPLNGSSSVGVIVASVLSFVGVIGVVAVYLRQKHQGASRNQDEETEMSGLNNGTNQNGGPANRDNNEEVAVNMLESPLSHRQQ
- the LOC111957971 gene encoding uncharacterized protein isoform X11 produces the protein MARGGTECDSPVVHRERECHTMQKLKFAQETSTLPKXSHALPTCTSDDGPIVWGFSEERPINKIGKSTNKKWYNNAELKQSLRETGVEKGVEEKASTANGESSGGNVEELKGDIAENELEEKSDALVVQVEYVGDKASVEYREGDGLAPGGVEEVTEMAAKVEFEDGMRAEMKGGKGTDRYESGEEVVAERAVKREIEEKDTEGKRILEKEHKVAPKRKNIRKRRRSAKPQRDKEANSSASFVETVLLWLLTVFLWWQAFSSRKFPLSVWIVFLIFMSRMACGVEGLFIDTSNECPPLLEAIQGNNTLSPPPLNGSSSVGVIVASVLSFVGVIGVVAVYLRQKHQGASRNQDEETEMSGLNNGTNQNGGPANRDNNEEVAVNMLESPLSHRQQ
- the LOC111957971 gene encoding uncharacterized protein isoform X6 — translated: MARGGTECDSPVVHRERECHTMQKLKFAQETSTLPKXSHALPTCTSDDGPIVWGFSEERPINKIGKSTNKKWYNNAELKQSLRETGVEKGVEEKASTANGESSGGNVEELKGDIAENELEEKSDALVVQVEYVGDKASVEYREGDGLAPGGVEEVTEMAAKVEFEDGMRAEMKGGKGTDRYESGEEVVAERAVKREIEEKDTEGKRILEKEHKVAPKRKNIRKRRRSAKPQRDKEANSSASFVETVLLWLLTVFLWWQAFSSRKFPLSVWIVFLIFMSRMACGVEGLFIDTSNDHWNVSCIACKSPECAAAVNKIWCGEDELLKGLPIPLCTSIPQKPKTACHHDGRAFVLMVKAVNECNMEYLDNHVSSEKTVSTIVGGYSRYKQQQHFVTPTSQWFIVCRRHCRISSYA
- the LOC111957971 gene encoding uncharacterized protein isoform X7, whose protein sequence is MARGGTECDSPVVHRERECHTMQKLKFAQETSTLPKXSHALPTCTSDDGPIVWGFSEERPINKIGKSTNKKWYNNAELKQSLRETGVEKGVEEKASTANGESSGGNVEELKGDIAENELEEKSDALVVQVEYVGDKASVEYREGDGLAPGGVEEVTEMAAKVEFEDGMRAEMKGGKGTDRYESGEEVVAERAVKREIEEKDTEGKRILEKEHKVAPKRKNIRKRRRSAKPQRDKEANSSASFVETVLLWLLTVFLWWQAFSSRKFPLSVWIVFLIFMSRMACGVEGLFIDTSNDHWNVSCIACKSPECAAAVNKIWCGEDELLKGLPIPLCTSIPQKPKTACHHDGRAFVLMVKAVNECNMEYLDNHVSSEKTVSTIVGGYSRYKQQQHFVTPTSQWFIVCRRHCRISS
- the LOC111957971 gene encoding uncharacterized protein isoform X3, which codes for MARGGTECDSPVVHRERECHTMQKLKFAQETSTLPKXSHALPTCTSDDGPIVWGFSEERPINKIGKSTNKKWYNNAELKQSLRETGVEKGVEEKASTANGESSGGNVEELKGDIAENELEEKSDALVVQVEYVGDKASVEYREGDGLAPGGVEEVTEMAAKVEFEDGMRAEMKGGKGTDRYESGEEVVAERAVKREIEEKDTEGKRILEKEHKVAPKRKNIRKRRRSAKPQRDKEANSSASFVETVLLWLLTVFLWWQAFSSRKFPLSVYHWNVSCIACKSPECAAAVNKIWCGEDELLKGLPIPLCTSIPQKPKTACHHDGRAFVLMVKAVNECNMEYLDNHVSSEKTECPPLLEAIQGINSNNTLSPPPLNGSSSVGVIVASVLSFVGVIGVVAVYLRQKHQGASRNQDEETEMSGLNNGTNQNGGPANRDNNEEVAVNMLESPLSHRQQ
- the LOC111957971 gene encoding uncharacterized protein isoform X4 gives rise to the protein MARGGTECDSPVVHRERECHTMQKLKFAQETSTLPKXSHALPTCTSDDGPIVWGFSEERPINKIGKSTNKKWYNNAELKQSLRETGVEKGVEEKASTANGESSGGNVEELKGDIAENELEEKSDALVVQVEYVGDKASVEYREGDGLAPGGVEEVTEMAAKVEFEDGMRAEMKGGKGTDRYESGEEVVAERAVKREIEEKDTEGKRILEKEHKVAPKRKNIRKRRRSAKPQRDKEANSSASFVETVLLWLLTVFLWWQAFSSRKFPLSVYHWNVSCIACKSPECAAAVNKIWCGEDELLKGLPIPLCTSIPQKPKTACHHDGRAFVLMVKAVNECNMEYLDNHVSSEKTECPPLLEAIQGNNTLSPPPLNGSSSVGVIVASVLSFVGVIGVVAVYLRQKHQGASRNQDEETEMSGLNNGTNQNGGPANRDNNEEVAVNMLESPLSHRQQ